A genome region from Phoenix dactylifera cultivar Barhee BC4 chromosome 18, palm_55x_up_171113_PBpolish2nd_filt_p, whole genome shotgun sequence includes the following:
- the LOC103706981 gene encoding NADH dehydrogenase [ubiquinone] 1 alpha subcomplex subunit 9, mitochondrial, translating into MQACWRRSGQRLLDRSPALFPFKSIYPLSSDGYGIDHPRHVSTISVKGGGHIIRKGTGGRSSVSGIVATVFGATGFLGRYVVQQLAKMGSQVLVPFRGSEDSHRHLKLMGDLGQIVPMKYNPRDENSIKAVMAKANVVLNLIGREYETRNYSFEEVNHAMAEQLAVIAKEHGGIMRFIQVSCLGASPSSPSRMLRAKAAAEEAVLREFPEATIMKPGTLIGTEDRILNRWAQFIKKWSFLPLIGDGSTKIQPVYVVDAAAAIIASLKDDGSSMGKVYELGGPDVFTVHQLAELMYDMIREWPRYVKVPFPVAKALASPREFLLNKVPFPLPNPDIFNLDQINALTVDTVVSENALTLSDLGIVPHKLKGYPVEYLICYRKGGPAYGATVSERVTRSDF; encoded by the exons ATGCAGGCCTGCTGGAGGCGCTCCGGGCAGCGACTTCTTGATCGCTCGCCTGCTCTCTTTCCCTTCAAATCCATTTATCCCCTATCCTCCGATG GGTATGGGATCGATCACCCGCGGCATGTATCCACCATTTCCGTCAAGGGAGGGGGGCATATCATCCGCAAGGGCACGGGCGGAAGGTCATCCGTGAG TGGAATTGTTGCGACCGTGTTTGGAGCTACTGGGTTTCTTGGTCGTTATGTTGTCCAACAGCTTG CAAAAATGGGGTCTCAAGTCCTAGTTCCTTTTCGAGGGTCTGAGGATTCTCACCGGCACCTCAAGTTGATGGGTGATTTGGGTCAG ATTGTTCCAATGAAGTATAATCCAAGAGATGAAAATTCAATCAAAGCTGTGATGGCTAAGGCAAATGTGGTTTTGAATCTTATTG GAAGGGAGTATGAGACAAGAAATTACAGCTTTGAAGAAGTTAATCATGCTATGGCTGAGCAGCTTGCAGTG ATTGCTAAAGAACACGGAGGTATCATGAGATTCATACAAGTTTCTTGCTTAGGGgcatctccttcttctccttctagaATGTTGAGGGCCAAAGCTGCTGCAGAGGAAGCTGTATTAagagagtttcctgag GCCACAATCATGAAACCTGGAACCTTGATTGGTACTGAAGATCGAATATTGAACAGATGGGcacaatttattaaaaaatggaGCTTTCTTCCACTTATTGGTGACGGATCTACAAA GATTCAACCAGTTTACGTTGTAGATGCAGCTGCAGCCATCATAGCTTCCTTGAAGGATGATGGTAGCAGTATGGGGAAGGTCTATGAGCTTGGTGGACCGGATGTTTTTACTGTACATCAACTG GCTGAACTCATGTATGATATGATTCGTGAATGGCCACGGTATGTGAAGGTTCCTTTTCCTGTTGCAAAG GCACTTGCATCTCCTCGGGAATTCCTTTTAAACAAGGTTCCATTTCCTCTGCCAAATCCAGATATATTCAATCTTGATCAGATCAATGCACTTACTGTAGATACAGTAGTGTCTGAGAATG CTCTAACATTGAGTGATCTTGGCATCGTGCCGCACAAACTGAAAGGCTACCCTGTGGAGTACCTTATCTGTTATCGTAAGGGCGGGCCTGCTTATGGCGCTACAGTCAGTGAGAGGGTAACAAGATCTGATTTTTAG
- the LOC103706980 gene encoding myosin-8-like, translating to MATSVNIAVGSQVWVEDPNVAWIDGEVLGVNGDEIKVRCTSGKMVTVKASCAHPKDPEAPPCGVDDMTKLAYLHEPGVLQNLGSRYDINEIYTYTGRILIAVNPFRKLPHLYDSHMMEQYKGATFGELAPHPFAVADAAYRLMRNEGLSQSILVSGESGAGKTESTKMLMRYLAYIGGRAAAEGRTVEKLVLQSNPVLEAFGNAKTVRNNNSSRFGKFVEIQFDQRGRISGAAIRTYLLERSRVCQVSDPERNYHCFYMLCAAPPEDVERFKLRNPGTFRYLNQSNCFELEGVDDSKEYLETRKAMDIIGISSDEQDAIFRVVAAILHLGNIEFAEGKETDSSELKDEKSWFHLRTAAELFMCDAKALEDSLCKRIIVTRDENIIKSLDPEAAALSRDALAKIVYSQLFDWLVNKINNSIGQDPDSKNLIGVLDIYGFESFKTNSFEQFCINLTNEKLQQHFNQHVFKMEQEEYTKEEINWSYIEFVDNQDVLDLIEKKPGGIIALLDEACMLPRSTHETFAQKLYQSFKNHKRFSKPKLSPSDFTISHYAGDVTYQTELFLDKNKDYVVAEHQALLNASKCSFVSGLCPPLSEDSSKSSKFSSIGSRFKQQLQALLETLNATEPHYIRCVKPNNLLKPAIFENNNVLQQLRCGGVMEAIRISCAGYPTRRAFYEFIDRFGILAPDVLDGSCDEATASKRLLEKVDIKGYQIGKTKVFLRAGQMAQLDARRNEVLGRSANIIQRKVRSYLAHKNFILLRKSAVQIQAIFRGQLTRQLYEAMRRETASLRIQTCFRMHLARKAYKMLSSASITIQAGLRGMTARKELHIRQQKRAAITIQSQCRQYLAHLHYSRIKKAAITTQCAWRGRLARRELRKLKMAAKETGALQAAKNKLEKQVEELTLRLQLEKRMRADMEEAKTQENAKLQAELQEMCQQFNETKALLIKERETAKKAAEEVPVIKEVPIIDTSLMDKLREENEKLKGLVSSLEKKIDESEKKCEETSRISEERLKKATEAESKIIDLNNAMKSLQEKLSNMESEDQILRQQTLLHAPVKRMSEHLSIPATPTKHNLENGHHDVEVPKEPQSAPPAIKDYANSDPKLRIERQHEIVDALINCVSKHIGFSQGKPVAVLTIYKCLLHWKSFEAEKTSVFDRLIQMIGSAIENEENNVHLAYWLSNTSSLLFLLQRSLKAAGAAGTVQHRKPPPPTSLFGRMTQRFHSSANLPVDELNVVVRQVEAKYPALLFKQQLTAYVEKIYGIVRDNVKKDLSSLLSSCIQAPRTRALRVSGRSFGSQPQSTHWQSIIDCLDNLLQTLQENYVPTILIQKMFTQIFSFINVQLFNSLLLRRECCSFSNGEYVKAGLADLELWCAQAKSEYVGSSWDELKHVRQAVGFLVIFQKYRISYDEIVNDLCPILSVQQLYRICTQYWDDKYNTQSVSSTVLSGMRVLMTEDSNDADSSSFLLDDNSSIPFSVDDISSSLKEKDFSDVKPAEVLLDNPAFEFLK from the exons ATG GCGACTTCAGTCAATATTGCAGTAGGATCCCAGGTTTGGGTCGAGGACCCTAATGTGGCTTGGATAGATGGGGAAGTCTTGGGGGTCAATGGTGATGAAATAAAGGTCAGATGTACTTCCGGGAAGATG GTCACGGTTAAGGCTTCTTGTGCCCATCCTAAGGATCCTGAAGCACCACCTTGTGGAGTTGATGACATGACAAAACTCGCTTATTTGCATGAACCAGGGGTTCTGCAGAACCTAGGATCTAGATACGACATCAATGAAATCTAT ACCTATACTGGAAGAATATTGATTGCTGTGAATCCTTTCCGAAAACTGCCCCATCTCTATGATAGCCACATGATGGAACAATACAAAGGGGCAACCTTTGGTGAGCTGGCCCCCCATCCTTTTGCTGTTGCAGATGCTGCATACAG ACTGATGAGAAACGAGGGGTTAAGCCAATCGATATTAGTAAGTGGAGAAAGTGGAGCAGGTAAAACAGAAAGCACCAAAATGCTTATGCGTTATCTTGCTTACATTGGAGGGAGAGCTGCAGCTGAAGGGCGGACAGTGGAGAAACTAGTGCTTCAG TCCAATCCTGTTCTTGAAGCATTTGGCAATGCAAAGACAGTCAGAAATAATAACTCAAG TCGTTTCGGCAAGTTTGTTGAGATTCAGTTTGATCAGAGGGGGAGGATTTCAGGAGCTGCCATTAGAACTTACCTTCTTGAAAGATCTCGTGTCTGCCAAGTATCTGATCCTGAGAGGAATTATCACTGTTTCTACATGCTTTGTGCTGCACCACCAGAG GATGTTGAGAGATTTAAATTGAGAAATCCTGGAACATTTCGTTATCTTAACCAGTCCAACTGCTTTGAGCTTGAAGGCGTAGATGATTCTAAGGAATACCTGGAAACTAGAAAGGCGATGGATATTATTGGAATCAGTTCTGATGAACAG GATGCAATATTCCGGGTTGTGGCTGCTATTCTCCACTTAGGAAATATTGAATTTGCAGAGGGAAAAGAAACAGATTCATCAGAGCTGAAAGATGAAAAATCGTGGTTCCATTTAAGAACTGCTGCTGAGCTTTTTAT GTGTGATGCAAAGGCCCTAGAGGATTCTTTATGTAAGCGCATTATTGTGACCCGCGATGAAAACATAATAAAAAGTCTTGATCCAGAAGCTGCAGCTCTTAGTCGAGATGCCTTGGCAAAGATTGTATATTCACAGTTGTTTGATTG GCTTGTGAATAAGATCAACAACTCAATTGGTCAAGATCCCGATTCTAAGAATTTAATTGGAGTGCTAGATATATATGGCTTTGAAAGTTTCAAGACAAACAG CTTTGAGCAGTTCTGTATCAATCTGACAAATGAAAAACTGCAGCAACATTTTAATCAG CATGTTTTCAAAATGGAGCAGGAAGAATAtacaaaagaagaaataaattgGAGTTATATTGAGTTTGTTGATAATCAGGATGTTCTTGATCTCATTGAAAAG AAACCAGGTGGGATCATTGCTCTTCTGGATGAGGCTTG TATGTTGCCAAGGTCAAcacatgaaacatttgctcAGAAGCTGTATCAGTCCTTTAAAAACCACAAACGCTTCAGCAAGCCAAAATTATCACCCTCAGATTTCACCATCTCCCACTATGCTGGTGAT GTCACATATCAGACAGAGTTGTTCTTGGATAAGAACAAGGATTATGTTGTTGCTGAGCATCAGGCACTATTGAATGCTTCTAAATGTTCTTTTGTCTCAGGCCTATGTCCACCTCTTTCTGAGGATTCATCCAAATCTTCAAAGTTTTCATCAATAGGCTCAAGGTTTAAG CAACAACTACAAGCTCTGCTAGAAACTCTGAATGCCACTGAGCCACACTATATTCGCTGTGTTAAACCAAATAATCTTCTGAAGCCAGCGATTTTCGAGAATAATAATGTTCTGCAGCAGCTTAGGTGTGGG GGAGTGATGGAAGCAATTAGGATAAGCTGTGCTGGGTATCCAACCAGGCGGGCATTTTATGAGTTCATAGATCGTTTTGGCATTCTTGCACCAGATGTTTTGGATGGGAG TTGTGACGAGGCCACTGCTTCAAAGAGGTTATTAGAAAAGGTGGATATCAAGGGCTATCAG ATAGGGAAAACAAAGGTGTTTCTTCGGGCTGGCCAGATGGCTCAACTTGATGCTCGTAGGAAtgaagtgttaggaagatcGGCTAACATAATTCAGAGGAAAGTTCGGTCATACTTGGCTCATAAAAATTTCATTTTACTGCGAAAATCAGCTGTACAGATTCAAGCAATATTCAGAG GACAACTTACACGGCAACTTTATGAAGCCATGCGAAGAGAAACTGCTTCTTTGAGGATCCAGACATGTTTCCGCATGCATCTTGCAAGAAAAGCTTACAAAATGTTGTCTTCTGCATCTATTACAATTCAAGCTGGTTTACGTGGGATGACTGCTCGTAAGGAACTTCATATAAGGCAGCAGAAAAGAGCTGCAATTACTATTCAG AGTCAATGCCGCCAATACTTGGCACACTTACATTATTCAAGGATAAAAAAAGCTGCAATTACTACTCAATGTGCTTGGAGAGGAAGACTTGCTAGAAGAGAGCTACGGAAGCTTAAAATG GCGGCAAAGGAAACTGGTGCTCTCCAAGCTGCCAAAAATAAGTTGGAGAAACAAGTTGAGGAACTGACATTGCGGCTGCAGCTTGAGAAACGCATGAGG gCTGACATGGAGGAAGCAAAAACACAGGAAAATGCAAAGTTGCAGGCTGAGTTGCAGGAGATGTGTCAGCAATTTAATGAAACAAAAGCTTTGCTGATAAAGGAGCGTGAAACTGCCAAAAAGGCTGCTGAGGAAGTTCCTGTCATTAAAGAGGTTCCAATTATTGATACAAGTTTGATGGATAAACTTAGAGAGGAAAATGAGAAGCTTAAG GGTTTGGTGAGTTCTCTTGAAAAGAAGATTGATGAAAGCGAGAAGAAGTGTGAAGAAACAAGCAGAATCAGCGAGGAAAGGCTAAAGAAGGCAACCGAGGCCGAGTCAAAAATAATTGACCTGAACAATGCAATGAAAAG TCTTCAAGAAAAACTATCTAACATGGAGTCTGAGGATCAAATTCTCCGACAGCAGACCTTGTTGCATGCACCTGTAAAACGCATGTCTGAACATTTGTCAATTCCAGCAACTCCAACAAAACAT AATTTGGAGAATGGTCACCATGATGTTGAAGTGCCTAAG GAACCTCAAAGTGCACCTCCAGCTATTAAGGATTATGCAAACAGCGATCCTAAGTTGAGGATAGAGAGGCAGCAT GAAATTGTTGATGCCCTCATTAATTGTGTCAGCAAACATATTGGGTTTAGTCAAGGAAAACCAGTTGCAGTGCTTACCATATACAAATGCCTCCTACACTGGAAATCTTTTGAAGCAGAAAAGACCAGTGTCTTTGATCGTCTTATTCAGATGATCGGTTCTGCAATTGAG AATGAGGAGAACAATGTCCATCTTGCCTACTGGCTGTCAAATACATCTAGTTTGTTATTCCTGCTACAACGGAGTCTCAAGGCTGCCGGTGCAGCTGGGACTGTTCAGCATCGTAAACCCCCTCCTCCAACATCATTGTTTGGGAGGATGACACAA AGATTTCATTCTTCTGCAAATCTTCCTGTGGATGAACTGAATGTTGTTGTGCGTCAAGTTGAGGCCAAGTATCCAGCTTTGCTTTTCAAGCAACAACTCACAGCTTACGTAGAGAAGATATATGGAATTGTCCGTGATAATGTAAAAAAGGACTTGTCTTCGTTGCTTTCATCATGTATTCAG GCACCGAGAACAAGGGCGCTGCGGGTCTCAGGGCGTTCATTTGGGAGTCAACCTCAGAGCACCCACTGGCAGAGCATCATTGATTGCCTCGATAACCTTCTGCAAACATTGCAGGAAAACTAT GTGCCCACAATTCTAATTCAAAAGATGTTTACTCAGATTTTCTCATTCATCAATGTACAACTTTTCAACAG TCTACTCCTTCGTCGGGAGTGTTGCTCCTTCAGCAATGGAGAGTACGTAAAGGCTGGTTTGGCTGATCTGGAGTTATGGTGTGCACAAGCAAAATCTGAG TATGTTGGATCATCTTGGGATGAACTTAAGCACGTAAGGCAAGCTGTGGGCTTCTTG